In Bombus huntii isolate Logan2020A chromosome 3, iyBomHunt1.1, whole genome shotgun sequence, a single genomic region encodes these proteins:
- the LOC126864318 gene encoding mitochondrial coenzyme A diphosphatase NUDT8: protein MKLYSFSLRCLQRCFSTETQQGLNAIKLEYLKPEVVLSEKNRKSFIEKFKASRVPQVDGNAIPQAAVLVPLCMHKGELGFLYTLRSTKLSSNRGQVSFPGGMHDKEDHSLEETALRETWEELKIPREKIDVWVSGNMIDKKNVMVLPVFGYIGEVDPEKLQINVNEVEEAFFLSLKNLCDLSVCRFTQFRENYTLPVYLGGKHRVWGFTAAITHMALNALVPDAYKHKLVRSRSMLLEKRR, encoded by the exons ATGAAACTCTATTCCTTTTCTTTACGCTGTTTACAGCGTTGTTTT TCGACGGAAACCCAACAAGGCTTAAATGCGATCAAGCTGGAATATTTGAAACCAGAAGTTGTGCTTAGTGAGAAAAATCGGAAATCTTTTATCGAGAAGTTCAAGGCCAGTAGAGTACCACAGGTAGATGGTAATGCGATTCCTCAGGCCGCTGTTTTAGTGCCATTATGCATGCACAAAGGAGAACTTGGTTTCTTATATACCTTAAGATCAACCAAATTATCTTCGAATCGTGGACAAGTCTCATTTCCTGGTGGAATGCACGACAAAGAGGATCATAGCCTGGAAGAAACTGCATTACGTGAAACATGGGAAGAACTTAAGATTCCAAGGGAGAAAATCGACGTTTGGGTCTCCGGTAACATGATTGATAAAAAGAACGTTATGGTGTTGCCAGTTTTCGGCTATATCGGTGAAGTTGATCCAGAAAAGCTTCAAATTAATGTAAACGAAGTAGAAGAAGCTTTTTTTCTCAGCTTAAAAAATCTCTGCGATCTTTCAGTGTGTCGGTTTACTCAGTTCCGTGAAAACTACACTTTACCGGTTTATTTAGGAGGGAAACACCGTGTTTGGGGTTTCACTGCAGCAATAACACATATGGCCTTAAATGCTCTCGTACCTGATGCCTATAAGCACAAACTCGTTCGTTCACGGTCAATGTTACTAGAAAAAAggagataa
- the LOC126864292 gene encoding peptidyl-prolyl cis-trans isomerase sig-7 produces MAVVVETTIGDFTVDLYTEERPQTCRNFLKLCKLKYYNWNLFHSVQSNFIAQTGDPTSTGKGGESVYGIVLGEKARYYEAEQMPKIKHDRSGLLSMVNCGSNMLGSQFFVTLAPELQSLDGEHCVFGEITEGLEIILKFNETICDGDHRPYQDIRISHTVILEDPFEDPKGFIIPDRSPPPSKEVLMSDRIGADEVIDDTAGMTAEEITEMQKEKEAKARATILEIVGDIPDAEMAPPENVLFVCKLNPVTTDDDLEIIFSRFGKIIGCEVIRDRQTGDSLQYAFIEFADRKSCEEAYFKMDNVLIDDRRIHVDFSQSVAKMRWKGKGKGVQYFDDEADEVGNENLEKVISKHKQRDEPRSKEIEHRKYERIKDANKAKVYSYNRDKYIEKEKYKVQRHRDSSRERYEYDSRRRKESKRRSRDKSRDRSRDRSKRESYREHKQKKKSDGEKKRWDRGNSGSSNEDLRYEKHKDGHSSYKKKRTKNRSVERYEKSEKHKQKRR; encoded by the exons ATGGCGGTTGTAGTAGAAACTACTATAGGAGATTTTACTGTTGATTTATATACTGAAGAACGCCCACAAA CATGTcgaaattttttgaaattatgcaaattaaaatattacaactGGAACTTATTCCATTCTGTTCAAAGCAATTTTATTGCTCAAACCGGAGATCCCACCAGTACTGGGAAAGGTGGAGAAAGTGTCTATGGAATAGTGTTAGGTGAAAAAGCAAGATATTATGAAGCAGAGCAGATGCCAAAAATAAAGCACGATAGAAGTGGTTTATTGTCTATGGTTAATTGTGGCAGCAACATGCTTGGATCTCAGTTTTTTGTTACTCTTGCACCCGAACTTCAATCATTGGATGGAGAACATTGCGTATTTGGTGAAATTACAGAAGGACTAGAAATTATTCTCAAGTTCAATGAAACTATATGTGATGGGGATCACAGACCTTACCAGGATATACGTATCTCTCACACCGTTATTTTGGAAGACCCTTTCGAAGATCCAAAAGGTTTTATCATACCCGATCGAAGTCCACCACCCTCCAAAGAAGTTTTAATG agCGATAGGATCGGAGCTGACGAAGTGATAGATGATACAGCTGGTATGACAGCTGAAGAGATCACGGAAATgcaaaaagagaaggaagctAAAGCAAGAGCAACAATATTGGAAATTGTGGGTGATATTCCAGATGCGGAAATGGCTCCACCTGAAAATGTCCTGTTTGTCTGTAAACTAAATCCTGTTACGACCGATGACGATctcgaaattattttcagtagatttGGAAAAATTATTGG TTGTGAAGTTATTAGAGATCGGCAAACTGGAGATTCATTGCAATATGCGTTCATCGAATTCGCTGATCGTAAAAGTTGCGAAGAAGCGTATTTTAAAATGGACAATGTATTGATCGACGATCGTCGTATACACGTTGATTTTTCGCAATCGGTAGCCAAAATGAGATGGAAAGGCAAGGGTAAAGGCGTACAATATTTTGACGATGAAGCTGATGAGGTTGGAAATGAGAATCTAGAAAAAGTCATTTCGAAGCATAAGCAGAGAGATGAACCTAGGAGCAAAGAAATAGAACACAGAAAATATGAGCGTATAAAGGACGCCAATAAAGCCAAGGTATACTCCTATAACAGGGATAAATATATAGAGAAGGAAAAGTATAAGGTACAAAGACATCGTGATAGTTCGCGCGAAAGATACGAATACGACTCTAGACGGAGGAAAGAAAGCAAAAGAAGAAGTAGAGATAAAAGCAGAGATAGGAGCCGAGACAGAAGCAAAAGGGAAAGTTATAGAGAGcacaaacaaaaaaagaaatctgaCGGTGAGAAAAAAAGATGGGATAGGGGGAATTCTGGCTCTAGTAACGAGGATTTAAGATATGAGAAACATAAAGACGGACATTCGAGTTATAAAAAGAAGCGCACCAAAAATCGATCTGTCGAAAGGTATGAAAAATCAGAAAAACACAAGCAAAAAAGGAgatga